The Miscanthus floridulus cultivar M001 chromosome 7, ASM1932011v1, whole genome shotgun sequence genome includes a region encoding these proteins:
- the LOC136465276 gene encoding uncharacterized protein codes for MPRKQVVPLGQIDLLITFRDPSNYRMETLTFKVVGFPRTYHAILGCPCYTKFMAVPNYTYLKLKILCPNGVITIGTSFQHAYECEVECCVHATTIVASRELAAIKKEVTKEVPDPKKSIGSFEPTEGSKEVLIDLGSPNGKVNTRAAYQCCMLKCFGDLIGQTIVAYIDDIVVKAQ; via the exons atgcctagaaagcaggtcgtgccacttgggcagattgatctgctcATTACTTtcagggatccatccaattataggatggaaaccctcactttcaaggtggttgggtttcctagaacctaccacgccatcctaggatgtccatgctacacgaagttcatggccgtccccaattatACCTACCTCAAACTGAAGATTCTATGCCCcaacggggtcatcaccatcggcacctccttccagcatgcctatgagtgcgaggtcgagtgctgcgttCATGCCACGACAATTGTCGCCTCTAGAGAGCTTGCCGCCATCAAGAAAGAGGTCACCAAAGAAGTGCCCGACCCCAAGAAGTCAATTGGGTCTTTTGAGCCAACGGAgggctccaaagaggtcctcatagatcttgGCAGCCCTAATGGCAAGGTG aacactaGGGCCGCgtaccagtgttgtatgctcaagtgtttcggagacctcatcgggcagacCATTGTGGCCTACATTGACGACATTGTGGTCAAAGCCCAATAG